In Dehalococcoidales bacterium, the sequence GGGTGCACGGCAATGTAGCCGATGCGTTCACCGGGGAGGGCTAAGTCCTTGGAGTGTGAAGTGATAACTATAGTCTGCCGGTAGTGGTGCAGGGGTGACGGGTATTCCAGTCCGTCATAGATAATCTTGCGGTAGGCTTCATCACTGAGCAGGAAAATATCGGTGCCATAGCGGGCCTCCCGGCTGCGGAGCAGCTCTCCCAGTTGCTGCCAGAAATCATCGCCGTAGACACGCCCGGTGGGGTTGTTAGGGGAGTTTATCAGGATAGCTTTGGTCCTGGGACTAATCGTATCTTCAAGTATATCCAGTCTGGGCATGAAATTATCGTCTGTGGGCAGAACCGTGGTCACGCCGTTATGGTTGCTGATGTAGTTGCCGTACTCCACAAAGTAAGGAGCGAATAGAATCACCTCTTCTCCCGGATTTAATATCGTCTTCAGCACCACGTTGAGGGCTCCGGCTGCCCCGCAGCTCATGATAACGTCCTTCATGGCGAACTTGATGCCGGTCTCCGCCGAAAGCTGAGTGGCGACGGCGTTTCTGGTCTCGCGGTAGCCGGCATTCTCCATGTAGCGGTGCATCCCGGTTAAGGGGCGCTCCGCCAGCCTTTTCAACTCCTGGTGCAATTCGGGCGGAGGTTCCATCATCGGATTGCCCAGGGATAGGTCAAAGACGTTGTCTTCGCCGTAGCGCTGCTTGAGTAGCAAACCCTCATCAAACATCTTCCTGATTACCGACCCCGTAGTCATACTCCGCCGGATGTTTTCAGATATTGGCATTCTTCATCTCCTTTCTGCCCTGCTCAAAGGCGGTGAGGTTTATTTTCAGGACTCTGGACGGCAGATGCTGCGAAATGCCGTCCTTCCAGCTTTGAATCTTAAATGGTATGAAGGGTGAGGCACACCCCAGCATGAACATATTGAGTGTCCGGGTGCTGCCCAGCTCTTTGGCCCGACTTGTGCCCTCGACCAGATAGACGCGCTCGGTGTGCCGGCGTAATATCCTGACTATCTCTTCGTCACTGGGGTAGCGCTCGCTACCGACGGCGACAGATAGCGGCGGGATGGCCAGGTTATTGATGATGACGGTTCCTTCGGGGTGCAGGTAGTGGCTCCATCTG encodes:
- a CDS encoding pyridoxal phosphate-dependent aminotransferase; the encoded protein is MPISENIRRSMTTGSVIRKMFDEGLLLKQRYGEDNVFDLSLGNPMMEPPPELHQELKRLAERPLTGMHRYMENAGYRETRNAVATQLSAETGIKFAMKDVIMSCGAAGALNVVLKTILNPGEEVILFAPYFVEYGNYISNHNGVTTVLPTDDNFMPRLDILEDTISPRTKAILINSPNNPTGRVYGDDFWQQLGELLRSREARYGTDIFLLSDEAYRKIIYDGLEYPSPLHHYRQTIVITSHSKDLALPGERIGYIAVHPECRHHDDLINGFIFCTRTLGFINAPALLQRLVTPLQNVTVSIAEYQKKRDFLYQHLIEFGYSVTKPQGAFYMFPESPLPDEVAFVDELKQWNVLTVPGIGFGTPGYFRISYCVDDRILEGSLTGFRKVAEKFNLSGRSVMENERGSLSKDPV
- a CDS encoding indolepyruvate oxidoreductase subunit beta — its product is MKKLDILITGVGGQGVILASDIIGEIAITAGYDAKKTDTIGMAQRGGSVISHVRLASRVYSPLIKEGEVNLLIALEKLEAARWSHYLHPEGTVIINNLAIPPLSVAVGSERYPSDEEIVRILRRHTERVYLVEGTSRAKELGSTRTLNMFMLGCASPFIPFKIQSWKDGISQHLPSRVLKINLTAFEQGRKEMKNANI